The sequence ggacttcctgcatttagtctcttttcttttcagccagcacaagactaaaaagttgccttcaggagactggacctggatacaagtaagtatagcattgtattgaagcatgataactaaaaagatAATATAAATTACAAACTTTATATGatatctactattgatttagatcttgaaagttataaaaacaggtacactttaatgataACACACACTATACCTTCCATATATTATTTTAGCATATACcccataatatagtatatacaatgTTCTGGGGCCCCTCCTAATGAATTATAATACACTGTCCCCCCAATGAGGTATAATGGTCTGTGCCCCCTTAATAACTTATACTGTGGCCCTCTTCAGTTATAATCAGCAGCGACCCTATGTTATggtacactgtgcccccatgaataAGTTAGattaataataatacactgtgtCCCCCCTTAATGAGATATATTGTGCTGATGCCCCCATGAATAGTATTTCACACGTACCTATCTTGTTCCCACACTGTTCTCGGCAGATGCACACTGTTCTCTGGCATCTGCTCATGAGGGCTCTTTACTAGGAAGGATGATAAATAATCACGCTTCTATCAGCTTTCTACACCACTGGCCTTACTACACATCACCTCTAccagcagcttaaaggggttatccagtgctacaaaaacatggccactctctttcagagacaacacggctcttgtctccagttcaggtgcggtttgcaattaagctccattcacttccatggaactgagcagcaaaaccccgcccaagctgaagacaagagttgggctgtgtctggaagaaagtggccatgtttttgtagcgctgaatcaCCCTTTTAAGTCAAGTGACAAAAGCACTCTGTACGCAGGACACAGGAGTTCAGCAGCTCCATACAAAGAATAAGTTTGTTGAATAAAGCTGCTAACagaagcactgtgtctgactatgTGTCAGGGGCAGAACACCCCACCCCAAGCTCTGGGTTTCCACATTCACAGCTTTGCTGCATTTCTTAGTTTAATTAATTAGAGCCTCGTTGATTCTGTGTGTTCTGCAGTTTTGTCTGACTTGATTGACTGGGCTTTGCCATGATCTGATCAAGCCTTGTATTGCTAATCACATAGCAAAACCCAGGCAGTCAATTAAGACAACAGTGTACATTTGTGGACAGATTGCTGTACCATGGTTCTGGTATAGGATTAGCATCTTTGTCATCCAATGATGCTTATATACTGCATGTCTTTTCCAATACAAATATAAGTAGCATGCTGCTTATTTAAGTGGcttattttttccctttaaatatccaTATTAAAATTTTCTATTGTACTTCACATGCTTAAGATGTGAACAGCCAATCAGACAAGTGTCAACCTAGTCTTTAGGATAAAACTAGAGTATGACACTGTGGCCTGGCTTGTAACAGGAGAGCCCTAATAGATTCTTACATCTGTTTCATTAGGACATAGTCATCAATAACTAAATCATAGAATTGTAGAACTTTTTGCTTATACTATAAAGATAAAAGATGACATGAAACCTTTTGAAAAACAGTATTTGTATGAAGTCTGGGAGTACATGAAGACTGAAGCATTGCAGTTATTAAGCAACTTGCAGATCAGGGGGGCTCCTGGAAATTGTAGTTGACTCCCACATGTTTATATTTCACAGAGTTACAACATACCTTTCCACCTTGTGATATTATTCCTAGGCATGTTTCTGGACATCCTCTGCCCGGGTCCAGCTGTGCCAGCACATACCTCTCAGCATTCCTGGTACCGCCCACCCCAGATGCTGGGTTTTATAGGAACTCCGCTCTCTTATATTCAGTAATTACTTCTTATATCTCCAGCAGAAACTTTCCTGTGGGAATCAGAGAAGAAATAAAACGCACAAGACAAGTCAGCATGAAGTCCCTGGCACTGCTCCTTGTCGTGGCGCTGGCCATTGCGGTCACTCTCGCATACGGTACGGAAAATTCACTTGATTTCTTTGAAGGATAAACTAGAATTATCTGAAATAAGTAAATAACAGTGTGTGTCTGGGAATAGAGAAAGTACAGGCTATGTGTAGGCATTGTGTACAAAAGGCAGACAATGGGTAGGTGAACTCCGATGAACTTATACATGAAGCTATAGCAGAAATAACAATTTCATTATCTATAAGAGTGATGGAGATGGAAGGATCAGTGTTGAAGAATACAAGTTTATTCTCATATAGGTCACTATGACCTGCACCTCTGATCAGTtacaggctatatactatatgctatactgATTTATAGAGTACAGGCTGCAGTAAACATGACCAAAGACTAGAAAGGGATGCTAATCCTTGACTTATAGACTAGAATATACAGAAACATATATATTAGAGACATATATGCTGTTGGACCAATAAAGCCCATAGAGCCAGCTATAAATGGATTCATAAAAAGCATACATGCTTCTATATACAGAAACACAAGCACGGCTATAGACCATATACAAGAGGCCATAAACACAGTGATAGAAAGGTTTGTTTTAATTTCAGGCAAGAAaactattactttttttttctgctatattAACATTGATGCTTTTTCCTCCCATTTAGACTCAGTTGAAAGCCATGAGTCCTACGAACGATATGGTAAGAACCTTTTCCAATGCTAGAGATGAGATACTGAGCTCCTGCTTACTGTTGAAGGATTGTTGTAAGGGAGGTAACCCCAGCATAGTTCCCACACAGCTGTaatcatcactgctgcccctgcacTAATACCACACTGTATTGCTTGGTGTAACATTGTTTCCTGCCTGAAGCTTGCAGGAGGTGATGAGATTGGTGTCAGAAAAGGTAGTACAGAAAGCCTTCGGCAGGCTGTAACGGCAGATCTAGGCCTCAGGCTGCTATGACAACATATTGTCTCCCTGCAATGGCATCATCACATAACCATAAATGATGCATTATATACCtgtttaaatgtcactttttttttcattttaaatatttatttattacattttacataaAAGCTATAACAATGACATGAATGCATAGAGCAAGCAGAACAAAATTGGGTTATGAGATACAAAAACCCAACTAATACATATATGGATAATATATTCCATACATCCAATGAACTtaagtatattatacatacaagAAAGATAACCCGTTCCCTGTCCACCCCACCCCTGTATCCCCACCCTTCCACCCCCACCCTTATGAGGACTCTgaagaggagggaaagagagaaaggaaaaagaaaagaagaaagagaaaaaaaaaattctagttaATGAATTACATCACATTTCCATCTATTCCAAATTTTCCCGTATCTTCTCTTTCCCTTATCACTATTTGCAAAATAGATCTTTTCATAACACCTGATCTTATCTACCATATGTAGCCATTCCGCTACAGGGAGTTCCTCTATATCCACCCAGTGTCTCATGAGGACCACCTAAATGTCACTTTTAAATTAGAATTTTAAATTGACAGCAGCTATCATCAAAACAGAGGTGGCGGGGATCTGGATTACCAGTGTGTAAAACAATGACATAAAGACTGGGCAGGCTTTTTACGGTGTGTCGTAGCCTCCCACAGTGGGACAGGACAGACTAATAGAGGTGATAGACTGCAGATTGTCGTGAGGTTTCCAACCGCAGTACAACCACTCAGAATCTGTCATTCTACTTGTGTGAAAATATATTGCTCAAATGCAACTGCAATGTGAGTATGAAATGGGAactccactaaatttcaacagtgaatgaacatagcctttctgtgttttcaatccactcctgattttggttgaaaaatactgaccaaaatactgagcaaaaatactgtgtgtgaacccagccttaagctatgttcacacaacgtgatctgaccgggtcacagaacagccggtgttttactaaatgtgaacatggcctaagggtacaaacccacacaccgtatacacagcagatacgcagcaaaaacgcagcagatttgaagcagatttggtggtgcagatttgatgctgtgttcagttatttagatctaatctgctgcgtatttgttgcgtgtttgttgcgtatttgctgcgtatttgctgcttatcgcagcagtaaataagctgcgtatacggtgtgtgggtttgtacccttagggtgccttcacacctaccgactcgcagcgttaataacgctgcaagtcggctaggtcctggcagatcactgtcagtacatacacgcagcggtctgaacgaccgctgcgtgtatgtaaatttgccggctgcttaaccccttctgatgccgcccgcccgcctcccgctcagctctgtatacattacctcctcgctccacggggtcccggcgtcctgctctcgcgcccggccaatcagtgtgttgccctgccgcagccactgattggccgggcgggagagcaggacgccgggaccccgtggagcgaggaggtaatgtatacagagctgagcgggaggcgggcggccggcatcagaaggggttaagcagccggcagatttacatacacgcagcggtcgttcagaccgctgcgtgtatgtactgacagtgatctgccaggacctagccgagtcggtaggtgtgaaggcacccttacagtgtTTCTGTGAGTGCAATCCTTTGTGagataggctacgttcacacattttattagctcagtttaaaatgacgtctggcattttgagtctaaaataatggacgtcatttagcagcctggcctccccttagtgcaataacagatttttgaaggccAGGAACGGGTTTGAGAAGAAGAGAAATcttggtctttcctttatgacctgttctctgtttatagtctgttcctggctttggcttaaaaaatctgtcagataaatctcttttaggctatgttcagatgtgGTAAGACACagtccgcatgctccattgtgagcactgacagggcCGTAGTTATTATGTAGCTTATgtggtgtaaacatagcctaagaaggacttattggactttggatgcggcttaattgaaaagtccattgaatttaatagtagaaacggagaaagaacggtgacaaaaaaaatactgtgtgggaaaaataatgatcatgatcattattttgacgtctgcagtaaaaacagccgttattcaatacattgtgtgcattggacatccgtctttccattgacttcaatgcattgccattgcagtcagttaaatcgcagcaataacggatgtttttttaaatatcaaaattagctgccttttctctatttttgacgttgtgtgagcatagccatagACAGTTCTATGACCAGCACCTCTCTCAGTAAGGTTAAGCATCAGGAAACAAAGTAACAGGTGCCCTCTGCTATCTGCCACTGCATGTTTTCCACAAATATATACAAATCAATGctgtattttatattttcttcTGCAGACCCATTTGTTAACTCAAGAAATGCCAACTCCTTCATGCCCTCCCAGCAGAGAAACATACGAATGCATGAGAGGTAAGGAGAACATCATCATTTTCTATTTTCAGACATGCACAGTAACAGGATTTTAATTAAattacaagcaaaaaaaaaacagtaaaaaaagagtaagggtgagttcacactgaggaattctcgcgaataaattccgcgagaattcctcagtgtgaacccaccctaaaactgTAGAAGCTAAACGTGGCTAAACATTTAACTTATATGTAAAAGGTAGGGGGtgtaggaaaataataaacaacttaAACTTACCTGTTCCCGTTCCTCTGTTGCGCCACTTGCGGTTCTCACTGACCAACAACAACATTTTTGGCTGGGAACTGGGTACGTCACATACCCGTCTCTTCCAGCTGCACCGCCACAGCCCGTCTGAGCgattgcccgcttagccagtcagagACTGGAAAATCACTTAGCGGGGTACATGACATGGCAGCTAAGAGAGAAGCTGTCAGCTGGATCCAGGAGCAGCGCTATTAGGCACAAGGATAGGTAGGTTTAGTTTGCTATTTCCCTGCAcccctgacattttttttttttggtgggatTTCTCCTTTAGATCTTacctttttgttattttctatagaTGAGTATTAGTATAAGTAGTACTATTTTCTATTTACACAATGAATGAGGGCTTACAATGAATATATGAGGGCTTATAGTCTGAGTGTTGTCAGGAAACTTGATGTAAAAAGTTGTAACAGCTGCAAACAAGCATTGAACGGTAGACCTCTTGTTCGTCAACTAATCTCTGGCCCTTTTAGGGACCAAATtactttctggctttggcttcaaatctgtcagataatctttctgtgtaaatggacccttacacaggccgattaatGAGGCTTCTgcagataatcagcctgtgtatgTACATTGTTTGTTGgtttattatataaaataatgtGGAGTGGTCCTTTAAGCGGAGCTCTTGGACACTGTTATTCATGCTTAATTTCTTATCTATGCAGAATTCGTGAGCGCGCCAAGAGCACCAGGGAACGCCAGCGCGAAACCTGTGAGGACTACAACCCCTGTGAGCGCTACGCTATGAGATATGGCTGGGCTGCTGCTTACAAGAGATACTTTGGAAAGCGCTATGGCGAGAAGTAATAGGGTGGATGAGCATTTCTGATGTGCGTGTGAGGCAGGGATGGGGCCCGGGGCCCCTATGTTATACATGTGTATGCTTGTGCCAGTTCAGACATTATTGCATAGTTTCTCTTTAATTGTTCTTTTTTATTGTCTGCACCTTCTAATAAGCACTTTTCATATATTGTTCAAATTCTAAGGGGGGTGCTGTGATCTCTAGCAGAACGGGGTATATAATATTTGATCTCTGATACTGGGGCTGTAAGTGAATGCTCTTGACTCTTGGCCATTTCTTGCTTGGATGGAAAATCttattttcaaaaataaaaagCTGCTTTATAATTGGTGTCAAATGTTAAATGGCGCCGATCCTGGAGACTTTGTGTTATTACAACCATTTGCCTGCAGGGGAATTAAGAAACCAGGCAGGAATGTGGAAACCAAATGTTGATCTGGAGATATGAAATTGAAACTGTCCAGGGGTGTTTTAATAGTGGCCAGGGGTTATAATGAATCAGAGATTGTCAgttgtctatgtgtgtgtgtgtgtgtgtgtgtgtgtgtgtgtgtacatctgAAGAGGGCTGTCAGTCACCCACTTGATATCCCACTTGCTGTAAAGGACTAAAATAGTTACAAAGGCGGATCTACTTAGTGACTGACCACTCTCCACATGCACACCtatacacagatagctgtcagtcactgccAACATGATTACTTATACGACTATGTGCAGtgatttacataaataaatgaccAGTTATCCTGGAACTATTCTCATAAAATTATACATCTGTCTGCACTGCATTTTTGATGTGACAAGTTACCTATATGGGAGTACACTGGTCCTCCTACACTAGTTAGCGCAGGGACAGGGGAGCTGCCTTAATGGTGACAGTATTTCCCATGCTGCACACCCTGTGGAGTAATGGTAGTGGGGTGACCTTGATGGTACCTGTGCAGTGAGTCAACCATATTCCCCTTTTTACTAAATAAATTTGGCCATCTTccacaaagttaaaggggtactccagacataCGTTAAAAAAAATGCTTACAACAGATAAGCAACCTTGAGTGTGTTCATGTTCGTCCAAACTCTTATCATTTGATTACCgaggctgaagaatttggatgcagccctaaggctgcctggaaaacatggatacagctatgttttccagaactcgcTAGGAGTAcgcagtttgtgtgtggtatcgtAGCTCAATTCTACAGAAGTAATTGGAACAGAGGgtctttttacacacacacagatatctgacagatcattgaagccaaagcgaggaatggatttgaaaaactgagaaatctcagtctttcctttctgttCTCTCTTCACTGATCCGTCAGATaactctgtgtgtgtaaaaggacccttataatACCACGCACAAGCTGagtacaggtgtggtgctgttttcctAATGTTGAATAACCCCTTTCTAAAGTGaagtctgcataggagctgtgacCATAAGGTCATGTGGTTGTCATATAAATTTTCCAAAGCTCAGAGCCCACTCTCTTATGGAGGGAATATACTGACATTTCATTTGCCAGTATTAATCCAAagtatactaccatacagtgtacCAAATTATTAAATAACTTAATAACGTTATTGCATCTTTTGTTTGTCTGTGCATCACAAAAGCAAATCATTGTTTCAGAAAGCAAATCTCCAAATTGATGGCTGATGTGATCTTCCTCCCTTCTGGAAGTCCTATGTTTTTAATGGGAGGCAGTTCTGGCAGTAGCATGTTGATCTCCTTTTCTTCCAGAAGCTTCACAGGAGGAAACAGAGACCAGACCATTTCATCTCTCTGGTGCATAACCTTCTCCAAA is a genomic window of Dendropsophus ebraccatus isolate aDenEbr1 chromosome 4, aDenEbr1.pat, whole genome shotgun sequence containing:
- the MGP gene encoding matrix Gla protein isoform X2, with the translated sequence MIFIVGRKTLRGLEVDSQDKYPSYPGISSTDPAKSKSTSTRLKSCLQETGPGYKNFPVGIREEIKRTRQVSMKSLALLLVVALAIAVTLAYDSVESHESYERYDPFVNSRNANSFMPSQQRNIRMHERIRERAKSTRERQRETCEDYNPCERYAMRYGWAAAYKRYFGKRYGEK
- the MGP gene encoding matrix Gla protein isoform X1 — protein: MIFIVGRKTLRGLEVDSQDKYPSYPGISSTDPAKSKSTSTRLKSCLQETGPGYNRNFPVGIREEIKRTRQVSMKSLALLLVVALAIAVTLAYDSVESHESYERYDPFVNSRNANSFMPSQQRNIRMHERIRERAKSTRERQRETCEDYNPCERYAMRYGWAAAYKRYFGKRYGEK